One genomic segment of Brevibacillus laterosporus LMG 15441 includes these proteins:
- a CDS encoding sirohydrochlorin chelatase, with the protein MKQVGVLIIGHGSSSAAWVELVDQAVASLDIQVPYTTCFLEMVEGRLVEDGLRELEARGVEKVIAIPLFVAEGSTHIDEIGYLLGATDNKLDDGWERLHTTMEMIYCPPMNDHPFILDILEDRIRELSSDPQEEILFLVGHGANEGENHRKWEEVLQSMTKTLKERLKFSEATYGTLHPDNLRSRAEEAINQGRTIVIPLFLSEGYFTKKVIPSNLNGLNYAYSGKTYLPHPFVAKWLQEVVDEQVHNA; encoded by the coding sequence ATGAAACAAGTCGGAGTACTCATAATAGGTCATGGTTCCAGCAGTGCAGCATGGGTAGAGCTCGTGGATCAAGCAGTTGCTAGTTTAGACATCCAGGTACCTTACACCACCTGTTTTCTGGAAATGGTAGAAGGACGCCTCGTTGAGGATGGTCTACGAGAACTTGAGGCTCGCGGTGTAGAAAAAGTCATTGCGATTCCCCTTTTTGTTGCAGAAGGCAGTACACATATTGATGAGATCGGCTATTTGTTAGGTGCTACCGATAATAAATTGGATGATGGGTGGGAAAGATTGCACACAACCATGGAGATGATTTATTGCCCACCAATGAACGATCACCCGTTTATTCTAGATATTTTAGAAGATCGGATTCGCGAGCTTTCCTCAGACCCACAAGAAGAGATCCTGTTCCTAGTTGGACACGGAGCAAACGAAGGTGAAAATCATCGGAAGTGGGAAGAAGTATTACAAAGCATGACCAAGACTCTGAAGGAGCGCTTAAAATTCTCTGAGGCTACCTATGGAACTTTGCATCCGGACAATCTTCGTTCTCGGGCGGAGGAAGCAATCAATCAAGGCAGAACGATTGTGATTCCGTTATTCTTAAGCGAGGGGTATTTCACTAAGAAGGTCATCCCCTCCAATCTGAATGGATTAAATTATGCCTATAGTGGTAAAACATACCTGCCACATCCTTTTGTAGCGAAGTGGTTGCAAGAAGTTGTAGATGAACAGGTGCATAATGCGTAA